In the Necator americanus strain Aroian chromosome X, whole genome shotgun sequence genome, ttttgcgagttcATCTAGAtactccttgaccctaatacaaaGTGGACGTCCCacttcccctatataatcgtcaccgcacaaccttcACGTGATACAACACACCACTCCTGATAcaatgcaatcaccctctctgccacaACGCATTTCTCTATTCACGGGGTTCGTCCACAATGAGGCTCAATTCTCCATCTGAATTAAGCGCCTTGAAGATGTCATGCGAATGCGACTTTCTCCCTTACCAACGAACAGCGCGCCAATTTTCTCATTAGATATTTAGACGGTGTAGCACGCGAAAAAGTCGAGGAGCTAGCATGAAAGCAAGAAAGAGTTCGATGCTATTGTAGCCCACCTTCGCAACTTCTTCGAAAACCCACAGCAACGATACGTCGATCGCCAAAAGTTTTCCGCTTGTCGACAAGAACATGGAGAATCGTGTGCTCTACTTGCCAATATGGCCCTCAATCTGATACGTCAGGACAAGATTTTGCCACACAAAAAGAACGAGTTCTGGAGGAATTTGTAGCACGGCTAAGGTGCAACATACGATATTTTGTGAAAATGGACAATCCTACTACTTTCGAACAAGCAGTGACCAAAACGCAAACTGTCGAACAGTTATTAAGCGAGGCTAGCGCAGAAAGACTAATCAACTCTGTCAAATCCCCGCCCGAGGTACAGGTAATGGCACACTTTCCAAATGAGCAAACATCTCGTACAAATAATAGGGGTAGGGCCTTGCCACGCGGACCATATCATGAACGAGTAGCAGTACCGGACGACTTAACCAGTACACAGGTACGATTAACATCAGCTCAACGATTTGCCGAACCAACTATTTTATGGAGGAGCTCTGGTCAGTGGCACACCAGCGCCCGATAGATGTCTTCTGCTGGAGAATTGCTGAACACCGAATAGGAAGGTACGTTTCGTCTTTATTGACACGGTGGGGGGTTCTTTTCGCCGATCACCTAATGGACACCACTGCAACGAAGGAGAAGCGCAAACATATCGTGATTAGTGCAATCGTTGATGGCCAAAGGAATATCCGCATCATCAATCGCGATAATTACGTTTTACAAAGAAGAGTTCCGCCTTATGAAACACTATGCCTCACAGCAAAGAGCTGGTCTCCATGCAAAAGACTCAGTACAAGGACGGAAGACGGACATCACCATCCTATTAACGACACGCACCGACATCGACCCCGTTCGAGCAGAATTTTTGGATGACAAGTTACGGTTAAACGTTGCGATTACTCAGTGTTAGCACGGACAGTTCCGTATGGGAAGGGTGAGCGAATTGGACTAGCTGCCGCACTGGGGACGACTCCTGCGATGGGCTGACGACAGAGTAGTCATCGACCATACCGGACCTCTTCGACTAATGGTGAGTTATTCATCCATGAGCTTCTTCCCACCTTTATGCTACGTCCGAGGACGGACGTATTTTGAAAGGATGGGAGGTGTAAGAGTTATGAATCTACGAAGCAGTATGAGTTCGCACGAGGAGCCATCAATAGTGTGCAGAGCACGATCGTGGTATTCGCAGATGAAAGCTACTGATTATAGGGACCTAGGAAACCAATGCCGCGCATAAAATGGCAGTCAGATTATCTTCGTCGAGAACGGAAACCGATCGTATGGAGCGAGGTGCTCCTCACGCTCTCGGACTCAGCAGCCTTCTCAGTAGATGTTATTCCTGTATTCGCTGTTGATATCTGAACTTATCGTTTAAGGCCCGCTGCACTTGTCATCTATTGTTTTACTGATAATGCGCCAATAAAGCTTGTATTGACACCATAATTGGCACTAGGCCATCTATAACTGAATGTTCTAGAAGGTCTTCTCAGATGTATGTAAGGGAATCAGAGAGTTGACCTCGTAAAATGTTCTAGAAGGTCATCTCAGTCGTACATAAGAAGAATGCTTTTTGTTCACTTAGAGATATAATAAACATTCTTCATAGTCTCTTCATCCGCCTCCTCATTGTACTCGCTACATCTACATATGCACAATTGATTTTCTCGCATTCTCTTCGTtttaattcttgttttttgcttCCATTCTTCTctggtgcgggacaagaggtacccgtaagcgctcctgtcctcccttcagcaccgcgcaCCTCctcgtaattacggctgccgcacCACCACCTagacatcctccacgaccgcctgagatcacgtATACCCCGCCTACCTATTGCTCGTTCGCGTTCGTTCGATGTTCGCGCGGCGACGAAACGGTGGAtactgcgaattttgaagggagggaagtgaaaaacgaattggcGCAGCAAATTCTAGTGTATAAAAAATTATGGTGTTCTGTGTTCGGATATAGTAAAGTAAGCGCATATTAATGGAAATAAGagagaagtagatccttctatccaatgtaacttcaCATAAGTAATGATTATCTTAAAAAGATGTTGCAGGggaaagaataacatgcatatattttcacacatctcataatttcacacatttctcCCTCTAattcttctatataaactcgcAGTACATAAACAtatgtttgtcacgatgttattcaacgaattcgtgtttAATTTACGactgcagcagctatacgTACAGCAactttattactttgtatacattctttaaatgtacttttactttgtatacattctttaaactcttttCTACGTTTTACCTTTCGAAAATTTTACATAAATGTAATGTTCATatagagcgcatgtcaaattttatttcaatacatGCCTGCACGTTTTATACAATACAACTTTGtgtggttcttcaaacttctttcaacagcgttttatcgctttatTTCTATCTGTTCTCTGCattaaatcaatatgacaggttaggtgtattagtggcgaataGAGACCTTCGTATCTTCGAGATCTACCTTCAGGTAcaatgtatgtctgcgaggcattcgCGCATCGTCagtcgttggatgccagttttacccagctagataagtaaaaagaaattctccatgtgcgactttggataaacctcggcatgttagtgcttcaataattgttttctttagtagagccgtacacgaggttgttatagtcctttattcgtggctaacgtttcggcaatatcgccttcttcaaagcctgaaaggggtgaaatcgaacgtgactaatccgatcaaacgccttatccgcccaacaaagaaagtcctacgttaaccgttgggtctcatagctaccagtggaagaaaacatcgtaccttaggatcagctgactatcctgccactgttagatacctgatgtgaggtgactagcgcaatcaaatatcagccttaaataaggtgcgagttcccgcgtaatggagaggcattcctccttgtgattcatttttggactctcggagtggatccaaaaagcctccagagccttgcgcgccgcaatgctaggttcgcgctccaaaatcgtgatcttaacttcaaaatcttctccgttatgacgccgcaccctgtgaccacccaatgcagtggagtcacatgatttccttttgccgtccaggtgttctttgattcgaatacatagtggtctagctgtttctcctatgtattcgtcaccacactgtacacagcaaatcatataaacaacacatgaactcatgcaatcaccctcgttgttatccgggcatattttacactccggtgtcgtgcaaatacgatcatataggtgattacgaatgagtatttgcttaaggttactaggggggagctccacgatggtgacagattcttcaagtttggctttcctcagacaccgctGAATAGCAGCgctaacctcatcggaaataaatGGTACACAAAAGGGTACTTTCTCCATACTAGATTTATTTCgggtttgtgctctttttgtgatagaccgcataggtgtgtagccgttactgaccgcaattttcctagcaagctcgatagattctcgtctttcttctcttccagtgCAAACGGAGGTGGCCGTGCGAAACATGTTTCGTACTACCGACCTTTTAACTTGCGTGGGATGgacagaaagaaagtgaactaagatatttttattactgggtttgcggtaccactttgtcctgtgcgttctgtttgaaatatgcacttGGACGTTAAGGAAGGGTAACCATTCTCCTTTGGACTTATCCCGAGTGAACTTTATATACTCCGACTGCtcatttaaaatcttgaaacagtTGTCCATCTCTGCTTGAGACGAACAGACAAGGAAACAGTCGTCGATATATCGGCAATATAGCAAAGGTCGTGTTTCCCAAATCGGTGCCTCAATCTTAGCCATGAAAGCAATGGCGAGCGTTGGCGCCAACCGTTGTCCCATGGCAAGACCCCTGATTTGCGCAAAATAGTTGCCCGACCATCTAAAGACAGTGCATTTGAGACATTCCCTGAGAACAACCATCAACTGCTCTACGGAAAAGCCATACATGTTTATAGAGCTCTGGTGTTCagttaaaagctcaaaaactgcCTGCATAGCCGAGTCGTTGGAGACGTTCGTGTACAATGCAGCAACATCGAAAGACTCCATTACGCATGAGTTATCAAAAAGTGTGTTCTTTAGGTGGTCAAAAAACATATGGGTGTTCGTAAGGTGGGCTGGTACGAATTTTAACAGCTGCACCAACACTACGTTTAAGAACCAAGCGATCCTATCTGTGGGCCCTCCTACGTAGCTTATGATATATCTTACCATGAACGTTGAAGGATCTTCAGAGGCAAGCTCACTGTCAGAGCTCAGCTTGTGAGTTTCTATTAGATGGTACAAGAGAGGACACACAGGTAACTCTGTTTTAAGCCGGGTTGCAGTCGAGGGTGGTGAATGCGTTGATTTACTGGTACTCAACCATACCTCCTTGAGTCTACGGTGTTGCGCTAAAAATTTTTCGACAGTGGAAGAGCGATAGAGGGAGCTCTCTTAGAGGTGACATGATGTGAGGGCTTTGTATAGATGACGAGGAATGACTGCGAATTCCCTATCATTGCCATTAGTAGATAATCTAATAGTTCTAGCCCTGACAAGCTCACGCACTTCCCTAATGCCTAAGCGCTGTTCATGAGTGATGTTTGGGTGACACTTTCTCCGTCTGTAGCGATCTAACGGAAAGATTCGGAATAGGGAATTCGCAGTCATTCCTCGTCATCTATACAAAGCCCTCACATCATGTCACCTCTAAGAGAGCTCCCTCTATCGCTCTTCCACTGTCGAAAAATTTTTAGCGCAACACCGTAGACTCAAGAAGGTATGGATGAGTACCAGTAAATCAACGCAATTACCACCCTCGACTGCAACTCGGCTTAAAACAGATTGCATGTGTGTCCTGTCTTGTACCTTCTAATAAACACTCATAAGCTGAACTCTGATAGTGCGCTTGCTTCTGAAGATCCTTCAACGTTCCAGGTAAGACCTATCATAAATGGTGTAGGAGGCCCCACAGACAGGATCGCTCGGTTCTTAAACGTAGTGTTTGTGCAGCTGTTAAAATTCGTACCAGCCCACCTTACGAACACCCATATGTTTTTTGACCACCTAAAGAACACACTTTTTGATAACTCATGCGTAATGGAGTCTTTCGATGTTGCTGCATTGTACACGAACGTCTCCAACGACTCGGCTATGCAGgcagtttttgagcttttaactGAACACCAGAGCTCTATAAACATGTATGGCTTTTCCGTAGAGCAGTTGATGGTTGTTCTCAGGGAATGTCTCAAATGCACTGTCTTTAGATGGTCGGGCAACTATTTTGCGCAAATCAGGGGTCTTGCCATGGGACAACGGTTGGCGCCAACGCTCGCCATTGCTTTCATGGCTAAGATTGAGGCACCGATTTGGGAAACACGACCTTTGCTATATTGCCGATATATCGACGACTGTTTCCTTGTCTGTTCGTCTCAAGCAGAGATGGACAactgtttcaagattttaaatgaGCAGTCGGAGTATATAAAGTTCACTCGGGATAAGTCCAAAGGAGAATGGTTACCCTTCCTTAACGTCCaagtgcatatttcaaacagaacgcacaggacaaagtggtaccgcaaacccagtaataaaaatatcttagttcactttctttctgtcCATCCCACGCAAGTTAAAAGGTCGGTAGTACGAAACATGTTTCGCACGGCCACCTCCGTTTGcactggaagagaagaaagacgagaatctatcgagcttgctaggaaaattgcggtcagtaacggctacacacctatgcggtctatcacaaaaagagcacaaacccGAAATAAATCTAGTATGGAGAAAGTACCCTTTTGTGTACCatttatttccgatgaggttagcGCTGCTATTCagcggtgtctgaggaaagccaaacttgaagaatctgtcaccatcgtggagctccccctagtaaccttaagcaaatactcattcgtaatcacctatatgatcgtatttgcacgacaccggagtgtaaaatatgcccggataacaacgagggtgattgcatgagttcatgtgttgtttatatgatttgctgtgtacagtgtggtgacgaatacataggagaaacagctagaccactatgtattcgaatcaaagaacacctggacggcaaaaggaaatcatgtgactccactgcattgggtggtcacagggtgcggcgtcataacggagaagattttgaagttaagatcacgattttggagcgcgaacctagcattgcggcgcgcaaggctctggaggctttttggatccactccgagagtccaaaaatgaatcacaaggaggaatgcctctccattacgcgggaactcgcaccttatttaaggctgatatttgattgcgctagtcacctcacatcag is a window encoding:
- a CDS encoding hypothetical protein (NECATOR_CHRX.G23480.T1); translation: MESFDVAALYTNVSNDSAMQAVFELLTEHQSSINMYGFSVEQLMVVLRECLKCTVFRWSGNYFAQIRGLAMGQRLAPTLAIAFMAKIEAPIWETRPLLYCRYIDDCFLVCSSQAEMDNCFKILNEQSEYIKFTRDKSKGEWLPFLNVQVHISNRTHRTKWYRKPSNKNILVHFLSVHPTQVKRSVVRNMFRTATSVCTGREERRESIELARKIAVSNGYTPMRSITKRAQTRNKSSMEKVPFCVPFISDEVSAAIQRCLRKAKLEESVTIVELPPSNLKQILIRNHLYDRICTTPECKICPDNNEGDCMSSCVVYMICCVQCGDEYIGETARPLCIRIKEHLDGKRKSCDSTALGGHRVRRHNGEDFEVKITILEREPSIAARKALEAFWIHSESPKMNHKEECLSITRELAPYLRLIFDCASHLTSGI